A genome region from Microcella alkaliphila includes the following:
- the secY gene encoding preprotein translocase subunit SecY — protein sequence MFRAIGRIIKTPDLRRKIGFTLGIVAIFRLGSFIPAPFVDYQNVQLCLAGNEGATGLYQLVNLFSGGALLQLSIFALGIMPYITASIITQLLRVVIPHFESLYKEGQAGQAKLTQYTRYMTIALAILQSTTLITVARAGALFPTTSGVPQCSQLITNDSWYAILLMVITMTAGTGLIMWLGELITERGIGNGMSLLIFVSIAATFPSALWGIQVAQGFEIFVIVLALGLVVMAAVVFVEQSQRRVPVQYAKRMVGRRTYGGNNTYIPIKVNMAGVVPVIFASSLLYLPALIAQFNQPAAGETAPEWVVWIQNNFISGDNWLYMVVYFLLIVGFTYFYVAITFNPEDVADNMKKYGGFIPGIRAGRPTAEYLDYVLTRITLPGSLYLGLVALIPLIAFASVGANQNFPFGGASILIIVGVGLETVKQIDAQLQQRHYEGLLK from the coding sequence GTGTTCAGAGCTATCGGGCGAATCATCAAGACGCCCGACCTCCGCCGGAAGATCGGGTTCACTCTCGGAATCGTCGCGATCTTCCGTCTGGGTTCGTTCATCCCCGCGCCGTTCGTCGACTACCAGAACGTGCAACTGTGTCTCGCGGGCAACGAAGGCGCCACGGGCCTCTACCAGCTCGTCAACCTCTTCAGCGGCGGTGCTCTGCTGCAGCTGTCGATCTTCGCGCTCGGCATCATGCCGTACATCACCGCGTCGATCATCACGCAGCTGCTCCGCGTCGTCATCCCTCACTTCGAGTCCCTCTACAAGGAGGGCCAGGCGGGCCAGGCGAAGCTCACGCAGTACACGCGCTACATGACGATCGCGCTCGCGATCCTGCAGTCGACCACGCTCATCACGGTCGCCCGCGCCGGTGCGCTGTTCCCGACGACGTCGGGTGTGCCGCAGTGCTCGCAGCTCATCACGAACGACAGCTGGTACGCGATCCTGCTCATGGTCATCACCATGACCGCGGGCACCGGCCTCATCATGTGGCTCGGCGAGCTCATCACCGAGCGCGGAATCGGCAACGGCATGTCGCTGCTGATCTTCGTCTCGATCGCGGCGACCTTCCCGTCGGCGCTGTGGGGCATCCAGGTCGCCCAGGGCTTCGAGATCTTCGTCATCGTGCTGGCCCTCGGCCTCGTCGTCATGGCCGCGGTCGTCTTCGTCGAGCAGTCGCAGCGCCGCGTGCCCGTGCAGTACGCCAAGCGCATGGTCGGCCGCCGCACCTACGGCGGAAACAACACGTACATCCCGATCAAGGTGAACATGGCCGGCGTCGTGCCCGTCATCTTCGCCTCGTCGCTGCTGTACCTGCCCGCCCTGATTGCGCAGTTCAACCAGCCAGCCGCGGGCGAGACCGCCCCCGAGTGGGTCGTCTGGATTCAGAACAACTTCATCTCGGGCGACAACTGGCTGTACATGGTCGTGTACTTCCTGCTCATCGTCGGCTTCACCTACTTCTACGTCGCGATCACCTTCAACCCGGAGGACGTCGCCGACAACATGAAGAAGTACGGCGGCTTCATTCCCGGCATCCGCGCCGGTCGTCCGACCGCCGAGTACCTCGACTACGTGCTCACCCGCATCACGCTGCCGGGATCGCTCTACCTGGGTCTTGTCGCCCTGATTCCGCTCATCGCCTTCGCGTCGGTGGGTGCCAACCAGAACTTCCCGTTTGGTGGGGCGAGCATCCTGATCATCGTCGGCGTAGGCCTCGAGACGGTGAAGCAGATCG